Below is a genomic region from Hevea brasiliensis isolate MT/VB/25A 57/8 chromosome 3, ASM3005281v1, whole genome shotgun sequence.
TTTAAAGAACGATTCAATTTGAGAGGTTTTATAGCTTTATTCTGTTCTGCACGTATCAATTTGTTCTTACTGTTTcaggccaaaaaaaaaaagagtatatTCAAGAGAATTATATTAATGGCTTCGTTGATCTCAAGCCTCGAATCGCAAGAATTCAAGCAGAGGAAGAAGCGAAGAAAACTCACTGACCAAACGCAGAATCACGCTCAAAACGACAATACGAACAATCGAACTATCACCAATCCAAGGTGGAAAACCCAAGCGGAGCTGCAGATCTATTCCTCCAAGCTTCTCGAAGCTCTCCGCTTATCTCGTCGGACCTCTTCGACGGCGGCGGCTAAAGGCAGAGAAATCAGAGAAACTGCCGACAGAGTCCTCGCCGTCGCAGGAAAAGGCACGACTAGGTGGAGCCGCGCGATTCTGGCGGGAAGGCTCAGGTTGAGGAAGGTTAAAAAGGTTAGGAGAGTGAAGGTAACAGGTGAGAGCCGGTTGAGGAGGAAGGAGATGGCGCGAGAGAGCAATAGATTACCGGTTTTGGAGGATAGAGTTCGTGCTTTGAGCCGGTTGGTTCCCGGTTGTCGGAAGACATCGTTTACTAGTCTTTTAGAGGAAACAAGTGATTATATAGCGGCTTTGGAGATGCAGGTGAAAGCCATGACGGCTCTGACAGAGATTCTCGCCGCCGGTGGCGTCGCACCGGTTAGTCCAACAAACTGAGTGAATAGCCAATCACAACTTGTTAGTTATTCCAGGTGTTattacaatttttaattttatttcttgtattttctttattaATTCATGTACTTTATTATATACATGACTTTCATCTCTCGAGctctattttttttcctttttatatgtttttattatttatttattagttaattaataactatttattattattattattattattattattattattattattgaagcagaaaatatgaaaaaattgGAGGGTATGGAATGGTttgacaaataaaaaaaaaaaaagccaacacAAAACACAGAAAGTAAGTGCATGGTTCCCAAAGGGGTACACTGTAGTGAACAGAGACCAACAAAAGCTCATGTCATGTGGGTGAATGGCCCTACCCTTTCGACGACACCGACCTTTCTCTCGCTTGGCCCCTATAAGCCCCACGAATGGCTTCCCTGTGAATCTCAACTCCCATCTAGTTAACAGTAAAACCCCTTCACATGCTTCCCCTTTTCAGTGTTTGCTTATGCATGGTCAATCATAAACATCCTCCATTTCTAAAATTGACATCTTTGAATTTGAGTCTTACCCTTATTATTTATTTGGTTATTTATGTGTGAATTTTA
It encodes:
- the LOC110670805 gene encoding transcription factor bHLH149, producing MASLISSLESQEFKQRKKRRKLTDQTQNHAQNDNTNNRTITNPRWKTQAELQIYSSKLLEALRLSRRTSSTAAAKGREIRETADRVLAVAGKGTTRWSRAILAGRLRLRKVKKVRRVKVTGESRLRRKEMARESNRLPVLEDRVRALSRLVPGCRKTSFTSLLEETSDYIAALEMQVKAMTALTEILAAGGVAPVSPTN